A stretch of DNA from Rathayibacter sp. VKM Ac-2762:
GCGCCCTCGCCGGGGCGTTCCGCGCCGGCTGGCTGATCGGCCCGTTCCTGGCGGCCGGGGTGGTGCACCTCACCGGCTCCGTCGAGTCCGTCTTCTGGGTGCACATCGTCTGCTGCGTGGCGGCGGTCGTGGTCCTGCTGCTCGTGCCCGACCCCGCGACGGTGCTGCGGCGGGCGCAGGCCGCGGCCGACCGCGCCGCTCCGGAGGACGTGGTCGCCGCGGAGGCGTCGGCGACCGTCCCGGAGTCGCCGCAGTCGCTGCTCGGGACGCTGCGCGAGCACCGCGGGGTCCTCGCTCGGATGGGGACCGGCGCCGCCGTGATCGGGGCGCTACGGGCGAGCCGGACGCTGATCCTCCCCCTCTGGGCGGTGAGCATCGGGCTCGCCGAGACCGACACCGCGATCATCATCGGCATCGCCGGCGCGCTCGACTTCGCCCTCTTCTACGCCGGCGGCCAGCTGATGGACCGCTTCGGCCGGGGCGCCACCGCGATCCCCTCGATGATCGGCCTCGGGCTCGGCCACCTCGCCCTCGCCGCCTCGGTGCTCGCCCTCGATCCGGTGCCCTGGTTCGTCGCCGTGGCCTGCGTGCTCGCGGCCGCGAACGGCATCGGCTCCGGGATCCTGATGACCATCGGCGCCGATCTCGCGCCCCCGGCCGATCCGGCCCCGTTCCTCGGCGCGTTCCGCTTCACCGGTGACGCGGGCAACGCCGCCGCCCCGATCGTCGTGTCGGCGCTCACCGCCCTCGTCTCCCTCCCCTTCGCCGCCGTCGTGATGGGGGTGCTCGGTCTGGGCGGAGCGGGGGCGCTCGCCCGCTGGATCCCGCGGTACCTCCCCCGGGCGGCCTCCCGCGGCTGAGGCGCGGAGCCCTCCTCTCTACACTGGAGCCCGCACGCGGGAGTGGTGGAATGGCAGACACGCAGGATTTAGGTTCCTGTGCCGAGAGGCGTGAGGGTTCGAGTCCCTCCTTCCGCACGGGATCGGCCGGTACGCTGAGCGCGCTCGCGTGACCGCCGACCGGCCACCGGCCCCCGTCGACTGGAGATCCGTTGAATCACGCCGCCCTCGTCCCCTGGCTCGATCCGGAGACGATCCTGACCTCGTTCGGCCCCTGGGGCGTGCTCGTGGTCTGCCTCATCGTGTTCGCCGAGACCGGACTGCTGATCGGCTTCCTCTTCCCGGGCGACACGCTGCTGATCATCACGGGCCTGCTGGCGCACGAGAACGCCTCGAACGGCGGCCTCGGCGTCCCGATCTGGCTCATCTGCCTGGCCGTCGGGTTCTCGGCCTTCGTCGGCGGCGAGGTCGGCTACCTGATCGGGCACAAGGCCGGCCCGCGCATCTTCGAGCGCAAGGAGTCCGGCTTCTTCAGCATCGAGAACGTGAAGCGGACCAACGCGTTCTTCGAGCGCTTCGGCGGCCTCGCCGTGATCCTCGCGCGCTTCGTGCCGATCGTCCGCACCTTCGCGCCGATCGCGGCCGGCGTGGCCCACATGAACTACCGCAAGTACAGCCTCTACAACCTCATCGGCGCCCTGATCTGGGGCAGCGGGGTCACCCTGATCGGGTGGCTGCTCGCCTTCATCCCGCCGGTCGCCGACTTCGTCTCGCACTACATCGACGTGATCCTGATCGGCGCGGTCGTGCTCGCGCTGGTGCCGACGCTGTTCCACTTCTTCCAGCAGCAGCGCAAGGCGAAGCTCGCCGCCGACCCCGAGACCGACTCGACCGAGTCGGCCGCCTACGTGCTTGACGCCGACACCCTGGACGACAAGTACCCGAAGTCCTGACCTCCGCCTCCGCGAGATGCCACTCCGGCACGCCGCACGCCGACAGGCGTGCACCGGAGTGGCATCCCGCGGTGGGAACCCGCCGGGTCAGAGCCGGGCGGACAGGGCGGCGAGCTCGGCGCGCAGCGCGGTGAAGGCGCGGGCGCGGTGGCTCCGGGCGTTCTTCTGCTCGGGAGCGAGCTCGGCCGCCGTGAGCGCCCCGGCCTCGGGGACGAACACCGGGTCGTAGCCGTGGCCGTTCGCACCGCGCGGCGCCGTCGCGATCGCGCCGTCCCAGCGGCCCTCGACCACCGTCTCCTGCCCGCCGGGGAGCACGGAGTCCGGCACCACGAGGGCGATGGTGCAGCTGAAGTGCGCACCGCGGTGCTCCGCCTTCACGTCGTGCAGCTGCGCCAGGAGGAGCTCGAGGTTGGCCGTCGCGTCGTGCGCGCGTCCCGACCAGCGGGCCGAGAAGATGCCCGGCGCGCCGCCGAGGACGTCGACGCAGATCCCGGAGTCGTCCGCGAGCGCCACGAGGCCGGTGTGCGCCGCGGCCGCGCGCGCTTTGATCAGCGCGTTCTCGGCGAAGCTCACGCCGTCCTCGACGGGCTCGGGTCCGTCGTAGGCGCGGACGCCGACTCCGGGGAGCGCGCCGGCCAGCATGGCGCGGAACTCCTCCACCTTGCCCGCGTTGTGCGTGGCGAGGACGAGGTCCAAGCTCACGCTCCGGGCTCCGCGGCGAGCGCTTCGGCCTGGATGCGGGCGAGGTCGGAGGCGCCGGCGACCGCGAGGTCGAGCAGGGCGTCGAGCTCGCGGCGGTCGAACGGGGCCCCCTCGGCGGTTCCCTGCACCTCGACGAACAGGCCTCGTCCGGTGACGACGACGTTCATGTCGGTCTCGGCGCGCACGTCCTCGACGTAGGCCAGGTCGAGCATCGGCACGCCGTCGATGATGCCGACGGACACCGCCGAGAGGCTGTCGATCAGCGGCTGCGCCTTCTGCCCCACGTACTTCTTGCCGCGCGCCCACTCGATCGCGTCGACCATCGCCACGTAGGCGCCGGTGATCGCCGCGGTGCGGGTGCCGCCGTCGGCCTGGAGGACGTCGCAGTCGATGACGAGGGTGTTCTCGCCGAGCGCCTTCGTGTCGACCACCGCGCGCAGGCTCCGGCCGATCAGCCGGGAGATCTCGTGCGTGCGCCCGCCCACCTTCCCCTTGACCGACTCGCGGTCCATGCGGGAGTTGGTGGAGCGGGGCAGCATCGCGTACTCGGCGGTGACCCAGCCCTTGCCCTTGCCCTGCAGCCAGCGCGGCACGCCGTTCGTGAAGGAGGCGGTGCAGAGCACCCTGGTGTTCCCGAACGAGACGAGCGCGGAGCCCTCCGCCTGGGTGCTCCAGCCGCGCTCGATCGTCACGGTGCGCAGCTCGTCGGGCGCCCGCCCGTCCTTGCGCGCGGCCTTCGATGCGGTGCTGTCGGTCACTCGGGTCTCCCTCGATCGTGCGGGAGCGCGGCCCGGTCGAGCTCGCGCAGGTTGATGGTGCCGGTCTCGACGAGGTCGACGCTCGAGACCTCCGGGCCGAGGAAGCGGCGGGCGAGGCGCACGAAGTCGCTCGAGCCCGTCTCCTCCCACCGGTAGGTCGGAGGCGCGGCGGAGGTGCGCTGCAGGCCGTGCGCCACGAGGGTCCGGTAGACGTCGAGCGCGGTCTCCTCGGCGCTCGAGACGAGGCGGACGTCCGGCCCCATCACGTACGCGATGGCACCGCGCAGCAGCGGGTAGTGCGTGCAGCCGAGGACGAGCGTGTCGACCCCCGCGGCCTTGAGCGGCGCGAGGTACTCCTCCGCCACCGCGAGCAGCTCGTCGCTCCAGGTGACGCCCGCCTCGACGAACTCGACGAAGCGCGGGCAGGCGGCGGTGAACAGCTGCAGGTCGGGCGCGGCGACGAAGGCGTCGTCGTAGGCGCGGGAGCGGATCGTCCCGACCGTGCCGATCACGCCGACGCGGCGGTTGCGCGTGTCGCGGACAGCGCTGCGGACGGCGGGCTGGATGACCTCGATCACCGGGATGCCGCGGCCGAGCGTGTAGCGCTCGCGGGCGTCGCGCATCATCGCGGCCGAGGCGGTGTTGCAGGCGATGACGAGCAGCTTGGCGCCCTGGTCGACCAGCGTGTCGAGGGTGTCGAGGGCGTAGGCGCGGACGTCGGCGAGCGGCTTGGGCCCGTAGGGCGAGTGCGCGGTGTCGCCGAGGTAGACGATCGACTCGTTCTGCAGCTGGTCGATCACGGAGCGGGCGACGGTGAGCCCGCCGACTCCGGAGTCGAAGATGCCCAGCGGTGCGTCCGTCACGGAGGAACAGCCTACCCGCGCCCTGCGGCCCGGTCCCGGCCGCACGCCGTTCCCGGGCCCGGCGGCGTGCGCAAGCCCCGGCACCCGCGCCTGGGCCGCGCGGCGGCGGCCGTGGAACACTGAGCGGATGGACTCCACGGCCTTCCTCACCGACCGGTACGAGCTCACGATGGTCGAGGGCGCCCTCGGCAGCGGCACCGCCGACCGCCGCTGCATGTTCGAGGTGTTCGCCCGGAGCCTCCCGCCCGGACGCCGCTACGGCGTGCTCGCGGGCACCGGCCGGCTCCTCGAGCTGATCTCGCGCTTCCGCTTCGGCGACGACGAGCTGTCCTGGCTCCGCGAGAACCGCGTCGTCGACTCCCGCACGCTGGACTGGCTCGCCGACTACCGCTTCCGGGGCGACGTCTGGGGCTACCGCGAGGGTGAGGTCTACCTCCCGGGCTCCCCCGTGCTCATCGTCGAGGCGCCCTTCGCCGACGGCGTGCTGCTGGAGACCCTGGTGCTCAGCGTCCTCAACCACGACAGCGCCGTGGCGAGCGCCGCCGCGCGGATGGTCTCGGCCGCCGACGGGCGACCGCTCGCCGAGATGGGCTCGCGCCGCGCCGGCGAGCGGTCCGCCGTCGCCGCGGCTCGCGCCGCCTACATCGCCGGATTCGGCGCCTCCTCGAACCTGGAGGCGGGCCGCAGCTTCGGCGTGCCCACGATGGGCACCTCCGCGCACTCCTTCACCCTCCTCCACGACTCGGAGGAGGAGGCGTTCCGCGCGCAGGTCGCCGCGCTCGGCCCCGGCACGACCCTCCTGGTGGACACCTACGACGTGACGGCCGCCGTCGACCTGGCGGTCCGCGTCGCCGGCACCGGCCTCGGCGCTGTGCGCATCGACTCCGGCGACCTCCCCCAGCAGGTGGCCGCCGTCCGGCAGCAGCTGGACGCGCTCGGCGCGACCGGCACGCGCATCACCGTCACCAACGACCTCGACGAGTACGGGATCGCCGCGCTCGCGGCCTCACCGGTCGACTCCTACGGCGTCGGCACCTCGGTGGCGACGGGCTCGGGCCACCCGACGGCGGGCATGGTCTACAAGCTGGTCGCGCACGAGGACGACGCGGGCGAGTGGGTCGCGGTGGCGAAGAAGTCGGTCTCGAAGGCGTCGATCGGCGGACGGAAGGCCGCCGGCCGTCTGCTCTCCGACGACGGGATCGCCGAGGCCGAGGTCGTGCACGTGGGCGCCGGCCCCGAGGGCGCCGTCGGCGAGGGCGAGCGGGCGCTGCTCGTCCCCCTGATCGAGGACGGGACGATCCGTCCCGAGCACCTCGGCATCGAGGGAGTGGCGGCAGCCCGCGCGCACCACGCGAACGCGGTCCTCGAGCTGCCGATCGACGCGCTCCGGCTCGGCCGCGGCGAGCCCGTCATCCAGACCCGCTACGAGTGAGCGGGCGGGCGCTCACTTCATCTTCGCGTAGATCTCCTTGCAGGCCGGGCACACCGGGAACTTCTCCGGGTCGCGGCCCGGGAGCCACTTCTTGCCGCAGAGCGCGCGGACCGGCTTGCCGGTGATGGCGCTCTCGAGGATCTTGTCCTTCGGCACGTAGTGGGAGAAGCGCTCGTGGTCGCCCGGCTCGATGGACTCCTGGTTGAGGAGCTCCTCGAGCTCGCGGTCGAGCGTGGCGGTTCCTCCGCCTCCCTCGAGGGGGTCGGTGCTGCTGTTCTGGACGCGCGGAATCATGCCGACGATCCTACGCGCGGAGCCCGGGCCCGCGGCCGTGCGCTCCGGATCGGGCGGCGCTAGTAGCGGCTGGTGAACGCGACCAGCTCGGTCGCGCGGCGCTCGAACAGCCGGCCGCCGAGGAGCACGCCGAGGGCGAAGACGACCACGGCGCTGCCGAAGCCGACGAGCACGGCGTCGCCCGCCGCCTCCGGGTCGACGAACAGGGCCCGGACGCCGAGCACCACGGCCGGAGCCGAGAGGAGCAACCCCAGGCCGAACGCGAGGGACTGCGGACCGGCGCCACTGGCTCCGGGGGCCTGGGGCTGCGTGAACGCGCTGTCGCCCGGGCGCGGAGCCGGATAGGCGAGCCGTGCCGAGACGGCGCTGGCGACGCCGGCGGGGACGAGCAGGAGGCAGGTGTTCACCGCGAGCACGACGGGCAGCGCATCGGGGAGCCCCGAGGTCGCGCTGCTGATCAGCGAGCCGAGCACGACGACCGGCACGCCGAGCAGGAGGGTCGGGAAGGCGCGGCCGAGCCGGTCCGACCAGCCGCGGACGCCCGCGGCCACGTGGAGCCAGAACGCCGAGCCGTCGTAGGCGACGTCGTTGTGGAGGAACCAGCCGAGGAACAGCGCGATCAGCGGGACCGGGAGCAGCGAGAGCAGCGGGAAGGGGACGCCGACGACCGCGAGCAGCAGCAGGGCCGCGACCGGCAGCACCGGCACGGCGACGAGCGACGCCTGGTAGCGCGGATCCCGGAGCCAGTAGGTGATGCTGCGCGCCGCGATCGCGCCGGTCCGGGTCGAGCCGAGGACGTCGAACCAGCCCAGCCGGAGGCCGCGCGGCGGCCGGTGCGTGCGCTCGGGCCGCTCCGTCAGCAGGCGGACGACGAGCCACCAGAGCGCGCCCGCTGCGACGAGCGTCGCCAGGGCCAGCAGGAGCGGGCCGAGCGCGTCGCCGGTCAGGGCGGCCGGGGCGATCATCCACGCCGCACCGAACGGAGTGGCCCCCATCGCCGCACCCCAGCGCTCGAGCACCGGGGTGTCCCCCGTGTCGACCAGCGCGGCGGCGCCGAGGGCTGCGGGACCGCCCAGCATCAGCACCAGGCCGAGGACGGCCAGCAGCTCGCGGGCGGTCCGGGAGGGGACGAGGGCGGCGGAGGCGGCGAGGCCGATCCGCGCGAACAGGGAGGCCGTCGCCACCGCGAGGAGCGGGCCGACCACGGCGAAGGCGCCTGCGCCCGGGACGAGCGGCGCGCTCGCGAGCCCGACCACCAGCAGGGCGAGCGTGGGGACCGAGACGAGGCCGGCCAGGGCGAGCGCCCCGGCGAGGCGGAGCGGCGGAAGGCCGAAGAGGCGGAACGCGCGCGGATCCATCGGGTCGAGCGGGCCGAGCAGGAAGGGCAGCACCAGGAAGCCGACGGAGACGAGGCCGCCGGCGGTCACGAGAGCGCCCGCCGCCGCGTCGGAGGAGCGCAGCGCGCCGATCGCCGCGATCAGCAGGGCCGTCACCGCGACGACCACGAGCACGCCCAGGACGGCGCCGGCCGAGCGCGCGGGCCCGGAGCGGAACGCGCCCAGGAGGACGTCGATCCTCAGCCGGAGAAGTCGTGCAGCCACTGCAGCCCCTCGGCGATCTGCTTGCCGCCCGCGAGCTCGAGGAAGCGCTCCTCCAGCGTCGCGGTGCCGGCGACCTCCGCGACCGTCCCGGAGGCGAGCACGCGCCCGCCGACGATCACGGCCACGTCGTCGCAGACGCGCTCGATGAAGTCGAGCCCGTGGCTGGAGAGGACGACGGTGCCGCCGCCCTCGACGAAGCGGCGCAGCACGGTGATCACGGCGGCCGAGGAGACCGGGTCCACCGACTCGAACGGCTCGTCGAGGACCAGCACGCGCGGGGCGTGGATCATCGCCGCCGCGAGGGCGACCTTCTTCGCCATCCCCGCGGAGTAGTCCGAGATCAGGCGCTCCAGCGCGTCGGAGAGGCCGAGCGCCTCGGCCAGCTCGACCGTGCGCTGCTTCGCCGTGGCGAGGTCGATGCCGCGCAGCGCGGCGGAGTAGGCGAGGAACTGGGCGCCGGTGAGCCGGTCGAACAGCCGGAGGCGGTCGGGCAGGACCCCGATCAGCGGCTTCGCGGCCGACGGGTCCTTCCAGACGTCGACGCCGTGCACGAGGACGCGGCCGGTGTCGGGTCGAAGAAGGCCCGTCATCATCGAGAGCGTGGTGGTCTTGCCCGCGCCGTTCGGGCCGATGATCCCGTAGAAGGTCCCCGCGCGGACGGCCAGGTCGATGCGGTCGACCGCCACCGTCCTCCCGAAGGTCCGGGTCAGCTGGTGCAGCTCGAAGACGACGGGCGAGGCGCCGTCCGGATCCGCGGCACCCTCAGCGGGCTCGGCGTTCGTCACGGACGTCATCCGGCTACGGTACCAACTCGCCCGCGGGCCCCCGGCGCCCGCGCCGACACCCGGCGACACGGCGAGAGGTCAACCACCCTGGCCCCGGGGGGCGTGAACTGTACACTAGGTCTCTACCCGAGGAGTCGACCAGATCGAGACGCAGCGGTTAATTCGAGGAGAACACACGATGATGCACACAGGTTCGACGAGCAGCAGCCCCGCCACCGTCGTCATCCTCGCCGCAGGGATGGGCAGCCGGCTCGGCCGCTCCCTCCCCAAGCCGCTCACGCCGCTCAGCGACGGGCGGACGATCATGCAGCAGCAGTTCGACAACATCCACCACGCCTTCGGCACGAAGGTCCCGGTGAGCATCGTCGTCGGCTACAAGCTCGAGCACATCATCGAGGCCTTCCCCTCGGCGACGTTCGTCTACAACGAGCAGTACGACCAGACCAACACCTCCAAGAGCCTCCTCCGCGCACTGCAGGCGAGCGGGCAGGGCGGCGTGCTCTGGATGAACGGCGACGTCGTCTTCGACCCGCGCATCCTCGACCGCGCGGCCGCGCTGATCGCGAAGGACGTCTCCTTCGTCACCGTCAACACCTCGAAGGTGTCGGACGAGGAGGTCAAGTACACGACGAGCGCCGAGGGCTTCATCCAGGAGCTCTCCAAGACGGTGCGCGGCGGCCTCGGCGAGGCGGTCGGGATCAACTACGTGTCCGCCTCCGACAAGGCCGCGCTGGTGCGCCAGCTCGCCCGGGTCGACGCCCAGGACTACTTCGAGCGTGGCATAGAGTTGGCGATCGAGCAGGACCGCCTGCTCGTCGAGCCGATGGACATCTCCGACCTCTACGCCGTCGAGGTGGACTTCGCCGAGGACCTCGAGCGCGCGAACCTCTTCGTCTGACGCTCCCGGCTCCTCCCCCGGCTCGAGCGGAGCCGACGGGAGGAGTCGCGCAGTGAGCACGGCCGACACCCTCGCGACCGAGACGGCCCTGCGCCACCGGCGCTCCCGGGCCTGGCGCTACCGCCACTCCCTCTGGCTGCTCACCAGGCGCGACCTCACCGTCCGGTACGCCACGAGCGCGCTCGGCTACGTCTGGTCGGTGCTCGACCCGCTCGTCATGTCGGGCATCTACTTCTTCGTCTTCACCGTCGTCTTCCGGCGGACCGTCGGCGAGGACCCGTACATCGTCTTCCTGCTCGCGGGCCTGCTGCCGTGGATGTGGTTCAACCAGGCGACGTCCGACGCGACCCGCGCGTTCCTCCGCGAGGCGAAGCTGGTGCGGTCGACGTCGATCCCGCGGACCATCTGGGTCGGGCGGATCGTGCTCTCGAAGGGCATCGAGTTCGTGGCGAGCCTGCCGGTGCTGGTGCTCTTCGCCGTGATCGCCGGCGCGCACCTGACCTGGGCGGCGCTGCTGTTCCCCGTGGCGATCCTGCTGCAGGCGGTGCTCACGCTCGGCGTGGGTCTGCTGGTGGCCCCGCTCGTGGTGTTCTTCCGCGATCTGGAGCGGGCCGTGAAGCTCGTGCTCCGGTTCCTCTTCTACGCGTCGCCGATCATCTACTCCACGGCCAACCTGCCGGAGCAGATCCGGCCGCTCGCGGCGCTCAACCCGCTCAGCGGGATCTTCGCCCTCTACCGCTCCGCGTTCTTCGAGAGCGAGCTCGACGTCCCGCTCATCCTCGCCTCCGCGGGCATCTCGGTGCTCGTGCTGGCGCTGGGCCTCGTCGTCTTCCGCCGCTCCGAGCGCGCGGTGCTGAAGGAGCTGTGATGGCCGACGCCCCGGTGGTCATCGAGTGCCGCGGCCTCGGGATCCGCTTCCGCCGCAACCGGCGGGGCCGCCGCTCCTTCAAGGACCTCTTCGCCGGCCGCTCCCGCCGCTCGCGGCCCGGCGAGTTCTGGGCGCTGCGCGGGCTCGACGTGCAGGTGCGGGCGGGCGAGGCGATCGGTGTCGTCGGCCGGAACGGTCAGGGCAAGTCGACGCTGCTCAAGCTCGTCGCCGGCGTGGTGCTGCCGGACGAGGGCGCGGTGGAGGTGCGCGGGGGCGTCGCTCCGCTCATCGAGATCACCGGCGGCTTCGTGGCCGACCTGAGCGTCCGCGAGAACGTCTACCTGACCGCGGGTCTCCACGGGATGTCCAAGCGCGAGGTCGACGCGCGCTTCGACTCGATCATCGAGTTCGCCGAGATCGGCGACTTCCTCGACACCCCCTACAAGCACCTCTCGAGCGGGATGAAGGTGCGCATCGCCTTCTCCGTCGTGTCGCGGCTCGAGGAGCCGATCATCCTGGTGGACGAGGTGCTCGCGGTCGGCGACAGGGCGTTCCGCGAGAAGTGCTACGCGCGGATCGAGGAGCTGCTCGCCTCCGGCCGCACCCTCTTCTTCGTCTCGCACAACGAGCGCGACCTCCGCCGCTTCTGCACGCGCGGCCTCTACCTGGACAAGGGCCGCCTGGTGCTGGACGCGCCGATCGAGGAGGTGCTCGCGCGTTACGCTGAGGACTACGCGCCGACACCGCGGAGCAGCACGGCGCCGGCCGAGGGCCCGCCCGTCCAGGGCACCGTCTCCGACGACTGACCCCTCCCGCACGCGGCGCCCGAGGACGCAGGAGTGCACGACATGGCCCAGAAGGACCGCAAGCGCGAGCGCGCCGTGGAGAGGGCCGGCGAGGTGGAGCAGGCCGACGGCTCCGAGAACGCTCAGCTGGCGAAGCTGCTCGACCGGCTCCTCGCGGTGCAGCGCCCGGCCGTGCTGGCGAACATCCGCCTGCTGCGGCGCCGGCGTCCCGGGGCGACTCCGGAGCAGATCATCACGTCGCTCGAGCGGCAGTACCTCTCGAGCGTGGCCGCGGGAGGCGCGGCGATCGGGGCGACCGCCGTCGTCCCCGGCATCGGCACGGCCGCCTCGGTGGCTCTCTCCGGCGCGGGAGCCGCAGGGTTCCTGGAGGCGAGCGCGCTCTTCGCGCAGTCGGTGACGGAGGTGCACGGGATCCCGCTCGAGGACCCGGACCGCGCGCGGGCCCTCGTGCTCACGCTGATGATGGGCTCCTCCGGCAGCGAGATGGTGCGCCAGGTGGCCGGGCAGGCCGTCGGCGGGGGCAGCGGCCTCAACCAGTACTGGGGCTCCGTGGTCACGAAGGGCCTGCCGTCCTTCCTCGTGGGCGAGCTGGCGGACCGCGCGAAGAAGTCCTTCGCCAAGCACTTCCTCGCCCAGCAGGGCGCGGGCCTGGTCGGCCGGGCGATGCCGTTCGGGATCGGAGCGGCACTGGGCGGCGTCGGCAACGCGATGCTGGGCCGCAAGGTGATCCAGAGCGCGCGCGACGCGTTCGGGCCGGCACCGCAGGCGTTCGGCAACACCCTCGTGCTCGAGCCGACCCGCGCCGAGCGGAAGGCGCTGGCCGCCGCGCCGGCCGAGCCGCTGGCGCTGTTCGTCCGCGACTACGGCGGAACGGGCGAGCGGACGGCGCTCCTCCTCCACGGCCTCGGCTCCGACTCCCGGATCTGGTACGCCCTGGTCCCGACGCTGCACGAGCACGGCTACCGCGTGGTGGCCCCCGATCTCGCCGGTCACGGCGGCTCGCCGGCGTCGCCCGTGTACTCGCCGGAGCGCTGGGCGTCGGACGTCCGCGCCTCGGTGCTGCAGACCCCCGATCTCGTCATCGGCCACGGCCTCGGCGCCGTCGTCGCCGCCCGGCTCGCCCCCGAGTACGGCGCCGACCGGCTCGTCCTGCTCGACCCCGCGTTCTCGGACGCCCGGGGACTGACGAGCGCGCTCCACCGCGGCGGCTCGGTCGCGCACGTCGAGAAGGGCGACGCCGACTCCCTCCGCCACCGCCACCCGATCTGGACGGACGAGCAGATCGAGCTCGACGTGTCGGCCCACGCGCTCTGGGAGCAGGACTCCGCCGGCGGGCTGACAGCACGGGGTGCGGCCGAGGCCCCCGAGACGTTCCCCGTGCCGACGCTCGCCGTGATGCCGGAGGACCCGCTGGGCCACGGCTCGCTGAGCGGCGTCCTCGCCGGCCGCGGCGTCGAGGTGCGGACCGTGCCGGGGGGCGGGGCCTCGATCCTCCGTGAGGACCGCGCGGCGCTGATCGCGGCGCTGGAGGACCGGATCTAGCTCAGGATCTGCTCCAGCTCAGGGCCTGCTCCGCGCGCGATGGTCCGGAGCCGTCGGAGGCGTTCGGTCAGCGTTCCCGAGGCCGGCGCCCGAGCCCGACGAGCGGCATCCCGAGCACGGTGCGGACGAGTCCGCCGCCGTCGCGGTCCTCGGCGATCACACGGAGGCCGGTCTTCTCGGCGACGCGCCTCGAGGCGGCGTTGTCCGGGTGCACGAGCGCCACGAGTCGTCCCGCGAGGCGGTGGGCGAGCGCGAGGTCGCGGCAGGCCGCAGCCGCCTCGGTGGCGTAGCCGCGGCCGTGCAGACCGGCCCGCACGTGGTAGCCGACCTCGAGCTCGATCCCGCCGTCGACGCGCTGCCAGGTCAACCCGCAGTCGCCGACGAACTCGCCGTCGAGGGTCTCGACGATCCACAGCCCGAAGCCGTGCTCGCGGTAGTTGCGCCGGTCCACTCGATCCAGGCGGCCGCCTGCTCGCGGTCCTTCGGCGCGGGGTAGTACCGCATCACGACCGGGTCGCCGAGCAGGTCCGCCATGTCGGGGAGGTCCTCAGCGGTCATCTCGCGGAAGCGCAGCCGGGCGGTGGCGGCGGGGATCATCGGGTCGGGCTGCTCGGCCTGCGACTGCGGAGACGGCGACCGGGACCGTCGTCGAGCGCTCGATCCATCCGGCCGCCGCCCCCGGCCCTACTTCTCCGCCTTGGCGGCGGCCTTCGCGGCCTGCTTGGTGGCGCGGACCTTCGTCAGCGACTCCGGCGAGACGATGTCGGCGACCGAGCGGAAGGCGCCCTCCTCTCCGTAGGCGCCCGCGGCCGCGCGCCAGCCCTCCCCCGAGAATCCGCGCTGTTTGCCGAGCAGGGCGAGGAAGATCCGCGCCTTCTGCTCGCCGA
This window harbors:
- a CDS encoding ABC transporter ATP-binding protein, whose product is MTSVTNAEPAEGAADPDGASPVVFELHQLTRTFGRTVAVDRIDLAVRAGTFYGIIGPNGAGKTTTLSMMTGLLRPDTGRVLVHGVDVWKDPSAAKPLIGVLPDRLRLFDRLTGAQFLAYSAALRGIDLATAKQRTVELAEALGLSDALERLISDYSAGMAKKVALAAAMIHAPRVLVLDEPFESVDPVSSAAVITVLRRFVEGGGTVVLSSHGLDFIERVCDDVAVIVGGRVLASGTVAEVAGTATLEERFLELAGGKQIAEGLQWLHDFSG
- a CDS encoding phosphocholine cytidylyltransferase family protein is translated as MHTGSTSSSPATVVILAAGMGSRLGRSLPKPLTPLSDGRTIMQQQFDNIHHAFGTKVPVSIVVGYKLEHIIEAFPSATFVYNEQYDQTNTSKSLLRALQASGQGGVLWMNGDVVFDPRILDRAAALIAKDVSFVTVNTSKVSDEEVKYTTSAEGFIQELSKTVRGGLGEAVGINYVSASDKAALVRQLARVDAQDYFERGIELAIEQDRLLVEPMDISDLYAVEVDFAEDLERANLFV
- a CDS encoding ABC transporter permease, which gives rise to MAARLLRLRIDVLLGAFRSGPARSAGAVLGVLVVVAVTALLIAAIGALRSSDAAAGALVTAGGLVSVGFLVLPFLLGPLDPMDPRAFRLFGLPPLRLAGALALAGLVSVPTLALLVVGLASAPLVPGAGAFAVVGPLLAVATASLFARIGLAASAALVPSRTARELLAVLGLVLMLGGPAALGAAALVDTGDTPVLERWGAAMGATPFGAAWMIAPAALTGDALGPLLLALATLVAAGALWWLVVRLLTERPERTHRPPRGLRLGWFDVLGSTRTGAIAARSITYWLRDPRYQASLVAVPVLPVAALLLLAVVGVPFPLLSLLPVPLIALFLGWFLHNDVAYDGSAFWLHVAAGVRGWSDRLGRAFPTLLLGVPVVVLGSLISSATSGLPDALPVVLAVNTCLLLVPAGVASAVSARLAYPAPRPGDSAFTQPQAPGASGAGPQSLAFGLGLLLSAPAVVLGVRALFVDPEAAGDAVLVGFGSAVVVFALGVLLGGRLFERRATELVAFTSRY
- a CDS encoding GNAT family N-acetyltransferase: MIPAATARLRFREMTAEDLPDMADLLGDPVVMRYYPAPKDREQAAAWIEWTGATTASTASGCGSSRPSTASSSATAG
- a CDS encoding ABC transporter permease; this encodes MRHRRSRAWRYRHSLWLLTRRDLTVRYATSALGYVWSVLDPLVMSGIYFFVFTVVFRRTVGEDPYIVFLLAGLLPWMWFNQATSDATRAFLREAKLVRSTSIPRTIWVGRIVLSKGIEFVASLPVLVLFAVIAGAHLTWAALLFPVAILLQAVLTLGVGLLVAPLVVFFRDLERAVKLVLRFLFYASPIIYSTANLPEQIRPLAALNPLSGIFALYRSAFFESELDVPLILASAGISVLVLALGLVVFRRSERAVLKEL
- a CDS encoding ABC transporter ATP-binding protein, yielding MADAPVVIECRGLGIRFRRNRRGRRSFKDLFAGRSRRSRPGEFWALRGLDVQVRAGEAIGVVGRNGQGKSTLLKLVAGVVLPDEGAVEVRGGVAPLIEITGGFVADLSVRENVYLTAGLHGMSKREVDARFDSIIEFAEIGDFLDTPYKHLSSGMKVRIAFSVVSRLEEPIILVDEVLAVGDRAFREKCYARIEELLASGRTLFFVSHNERDLRRFCTRGLYLDKGRLVLDAPIEEVLARYAEDYAPTPRSSTAPAEGPPVQGTVSDD
- a CDS encoding alpha/beta hydrolase, whose protein sequence is MAQKDRKRERAVERAGEVEQADGSENAQLAKLLDRLLAVQRPAVLANIRLLRRRRPGATPEQIITSLERQYLSSVAAGGAAIGATAVVPGIGTAASVALSGAGAAGFLEASALFAQSVTEVHGIPLEDPDRARALVLTLMMGSSGSEMVRQVAGQAVGGGSGLNQYWGSVVTKGLPSFLVGELADRAKKSFAKHFLAQQGAGLVGRAMPFGIGAALGGVGNAMLGRKVIQSARDAFGPAPQAFGNTLVLEPTRAERKALAAAPAEPLALFVRDYGGTGERTALLLHGLGSDSRIWYALVPTLHEHGYRVVAPDLAGHGGSPASPVYSPERWASDVRASVLQTPDLVIGHGLGAVVAARLAPEYGADRLVLLDPAFSDARGLTSALHRGGSVAHVEKGDADSLRHRHPIWTDEQIELDVSAHALWEQDSAGGLTARGAAEAPETFPVPTLAVMPEDPLGHGSLSGVLAGRGVEVRTVPGGGASILREDRAALIAALEDRI
- a CDS encoding GNAT family N-acetyltransferase codes for the protein MDRRNYREHGFGLWIVETLDGEFVGDCGLTWQRVDGGIELEVGYHVRAGLHGRGYATEAAAACRDLALAHRLAGRLVALVHPDNAASRRVAEKTGLRVIAEDRDGGGLVRTVLGMPLVGLGRRPRER